A region of the Haematobia irritans isolate KBUSLIRL chromosome 5, ASM5000362v1, whole genome shotgun sequence genome:
aGAAGTTGTGtattaattaaaactttttgttaatgcttataataaacttatatttcatcttcatcttccTTTGATGGTTTCTTACATTCATTGAAATATTCTCGCATAGCATTGCACTCCTCGGTATCATTCCATATTGACTCAGGACATTCCTTAAATGTTTTCATCATGGCGCAATGGAATATTATGCCAGCCTGTGGTGGGCAACGTTTATGTGGTGGTGGGCCATGTGAATGTTTTGGTGGACCTTGTTTATGTTGTTGTTCAATTTTATCCATTATCTCTTGGGATTTTTCATAACATTCTTGAAAGGATTTTTTGAGAAGAGGTTTCATGTCAGGTGATTCTTCAGTTGCACTGTCTAGAAATGTATCCAAGTTATTTTCATTCAGCTGACCGTCCATCAAAATTCCAGTTTCATTAAACACACATGAGAAGAAGCACTGAAATGAATTAAGATAcaggaataaaaaataaaatttgaaaaaatatataaaaaaataataatagctGGGTGCCATTTTTTTATACTAATGGAAAGTTAGGCCATGACTGCTATTGATGAATTGATTTATgtgttttcattctattttttactgaatttgaattttccataaaaaagtcTTACGTGCTTATGATGACCATGTCTACCATGATGATGGTGGCCATGGGCAGGTCCATGTGGCGGTGGTCCTCGTTGCATTTCGTCATTGTCTTCAGCCATGTTCTCGGGATCTGCGGGAGGAGGTCCCATATGGGTTTGACATTTTTCTATCAATTCTTGGCTaattaaatttggtataggacaACATTCTTTGGGATTCTACAATGAAACAGAGATATGGGTGACTTTAATACGAAAACAATAGAAGAGGATGGAAAATTGGCCGACGGGGCTGAAACCCAGCTATTTTTCGCGTTTACGTTTATGAATGAATTCATTTAGGAAGACGGAATAttatggatcttttc
Encoded here:
- the LOC142240894 gene encoding uncharacterized protein LOC142240894 codes for the protein MKTIVIVYIAALGVILLAVATNGDVDCETFPKFVNPKECCPIPNLISQELIEKCQTHMGPPPADPENMAEDNDEMQRGPPPHGPAHGHHHHGRHGHHKHCFFSCVFNETGILMDGQLNENNLDTFLDSATEESPDMKPLLKKSFQECYEKSQEIMDKIEQQHKQGPPKHSHGPPPHKRCPPQAGIIFHCAMMKTFKECPESIWNDTEECNAMREYFNECKKPSKEDEDEI